In Opitutaceae bacterium TAV5, one genomic interval encodes:
- a CDS encoding ATPase AAA: MTLTPAELSSATAALEKLLTTLDGVLFGQRPLIELVVTGVLARGHILLEGLPGLGKTELVKGLARALGLEARRVQFTPDLLPGDITGNPILQEVDGQRRFVFQRGPIFANILLADEINRASPKTQSALLEAMQERRVTAGCETHGLPDPFFVLATQNPIELEGTYPLPEAQLDRFLFKIDVKRNPPAVLQRIVLNREMGIEPDVAPALDAAEFAGLVALARRVHVPEVVADYIARLVNASHPGESAASAGVRYGASPRAALGLAAAAKARGLRQGRGHASFEDVQAVALPVLGHRILLDHSARLDGATSAGVVEKLLTEIPVQPKPLPDSLAAAKIR; this comes from the coding sequence ATGACACTCACGCCTGCCGAACTCTCCTCCGCCACCGCCGCTCTCGAAAAACTGCTGACCACGCTCGACGGCGTGCTCTTCGGCCAGCGGCCGCTGATCGAGCTGGTGGTCACGGGCGTGCTCGCTCGCGGCCACATTCTCCTCGAAGGCCTGCCCGGCCTCGGCAAGACGGAGCTTGTCAAGGGCCTCGCCCGCGCGCTCGGCCTCGAAGCCCGCCGCGTGCAGTTCACGCCCGACCTGCTCCCCGGCGACATCACCGGCAACCCGATTCTCCAGGAGGTGGACGGCCAGCGGCGCTTCGTTTTCCAGCGCGGCCCCATTTTCGCCAACATCCTGCTGGCCGACGAGATCAACCGCGCCTCCCCCAAAACCCAGTCCGCCCTGCTCGAAGCCATGCAGGAGCGCCGTGTCACCGCCGGCTGCGAGACGCACGGGCTGCCCGATCCGTTTTTCGTCCTCGCCACGCAAAACCCCATCGAACTCGAAGGCACCTACCCGTTGCCCGAGGCGCAGCTCGACCGCTTTCTCTTCAAGATCGACGTGAAGCGCAATCCGCCGGCCGTGCTTCAACGCATCGTGCTCAACCGCGAAATGGGCATCGAGCCCGACGTCGCCCCGGCGCTCGACGCCGCGGAGTTCGCCGGCCTCGTCGCACTCGCCCGCCGCGTGCACGTGCCCGAAGTCGTGGCCGACTACATCGCCCGGCTCGTCAACGCCTCGCATCCCGGCGAGTCCGCCGCTTCGGCCGGCGTCCGCTACGGCGCCAGCCCGCGCGCGGCCCTCGGGCTCGCCGCCGCCGCCAAGGCCCGCGGACTCCGCCAGGGCCGCGGCCACGCCAGTTTCGAGGATGTGCAGGCCGTGGCGCTCCCGGTGCTCGGACACCGCATCCTGCTCGACCACTCGGCACGGCTCGACGGCGCGACCAGCGCCGGCGTGGTCGAAAAACTCCTCACCGAAATCCCGGTGCAGCCGAAGCCGCTGCCCGATTCCCTCGCCGCCGCCAAGATCCGCTGA
- a CDS encoding anchor protein, which translates to MKTDFVSKLTTLSFVLSLLAFGTPQLRAQSVYTGEHGDLGIEYTPGETEFEPHWHLHEGAIVDGSALTEEGEYAPSDLVAQTSSTSTATSTIASWLGISTGATLWTLGTEIHQPELGFGTEELTDSEWLDSTITISLSGWALGNPGDVILVDAGNTLRFSTVAGSSVTNDWAFDLAAGHAHLAWYFTNPGDYQLIFTWSGTYIGEDGTASIPVTGTGTFGFSVVPEPGTWALIAGAGLGLFAIVHRRRALRQA; encoded by the coding sequence ATGAAAACAGACTTCGTCTCAAAACTCACCACACTCTCGTTTGTCCTTTCGCTGCTCGCTTTCGGAACTCCGCAACTCCGCGCCCAATCCGTCTACACCGGAGAACACGGCGATCTCGGAATCGAATACACACCCGGCGAAACGGAGTTCGAGCCGCACTGGCATCTGCACGAAGGGGCCATCGTGGATGGCTCCGCCCTGACCGAAGAGGGCGAGTATGCACCTAGCGATCTCGTCGCGCAAACCTCGTCCACGAGCACCGCCACTTCGACCATTGCGTCCTGGCTCGGAATATCGACTGGTGCCACTCTCTGGACACTCGGCACGGAGATTCATCAGCCGGAACTCGGTTTCGGCACGGAAGAACTCACGGACAGCGAGTGGCTCGATTCGACCATCACGATCAGCCTGAGCGGATGGGCGTTGGGCAATCCGGGAGATGTCATTCTCGTCGATGCCGGTAACACACTCCGGTTCTCGACGGTCGCCGGCTCGTCCGTCACCAATGACTGGGCCTTCGATCTCGCAGCCGGGCACGCCCATCTCGCGTGGTATTTTACCAATCCCGGCGATTACCAGCTTATCTTCACCTGGTCCGGGACCTACATCGGTGAAGATGGCACCGCGTCCATTCCCGTCACCGGCACCGGCACATTCGGCTTCTCTGTTGTGCCCGAACCCGGCACCTGGGCGCTGATCGCCGGAGCCGGCCTCGGCCTGTTTGCGATCGTCCACCGCCGCCGCGCCTTGCGGCAGGCATGA
- a CDS encoding GTP-binding protein YchF: MLKAGIVGLPNVGKSTLFNALTRSRKAEAANYPFCTIDPNVGVVTVPDDRAYVLQKIAKTQVVIPAAIEMVDIAGLVKGASKGEGLGNQFLANIREVDAIVQVVRCFEDSDIIHTMGSIDPVRDIEVITTELVLADLDSVQKRLEKTQKKAKSGDKEAQAEAALCERLIPHLDQNKPANILETNEEEAKLLKLFQLLSAKPVLYACNVAEGDLATAEQNPFVQKVAAFVKEHHDAAYVPISARIEAELIELSPEEAKDFLKDLGVDDSGVSSLIRATYALLGLQTYFTAGEKEVRAWTIRKGWKAPQAAGVIHSDFEKGFIKAEVVSYDDLVRLGSTAAAREAGKYRLEGKEYVFQDGDVALFRFNN, from the coding sequence ATGTTAAAAGCTGGCATCGTCGGTCTGCCCAACGTCGGCAAGTCCACCCTCTTCAACGCGCTCACCCGCTCCCGCAAGGCGGAGGCGGCCAATTATCCGTTTTGTACGATCGACCCCAATGTCGGCGTCGTCACCGTACCCGACGACCGCGCTTATGTTCTCCAGAAAATCGCCAAAACCCAGGTCGTAATTCCTGCGGCCATCGAGATGGTGGACATCGCCGGCCTCGTCAAAGGCGCGAGCAAGGGCGAAGGTCTCGGCAACCAGTTCCTCGCCAACATCCGCGAGGTCGACGCCATCGTGCAGGTCGTCCGCTGCTTCGAGGACAGCGACATCATCCACACCATGGGCTCGATCGATCCGGTGCGCGACATCGAGGTCATCACCACCGAGCTCGTGCTCGCCGATCTGGATTCCGTCCAGAAGCGCCTCGAAAAAACGCAGAAAAAGGCGAAGAGCGGTGACAAGGAAGCCCAGGCCGAAGCCGCCCTCTGCGAACGCCTCATCCCGCACCTCGACCAGAACAAACCGGCCAATATCCTCGAAACGAACGAGGAGGAGGCGAAGCTGCTGAAACTTTTCCAGCTCCTCAGCGCCAAGCCGGTGCTCTATGCGTGCAACGTCGCCGAGGGCGACCTCGCCACGGCGGAGCAAAACCCGTTTGTGCAAAAGGTGGCTGCGTTCGTGAAGGAGCACCACGACGCCGCCTATGTGCCGATCAGCGCGCGCATCGAGGCCGAGCTGATCGAGCTGAGCCCGGAAGAGGCGAAGGATTTTCTGAAAGATCTCGGTGTGGACGACTCCGGCGTGTCGTCGCTGATCCGCGCCACCTACGCGTTGCTCGGCCTGCAAACCTATTTCACGGCGGGCGAAAAGGAGGTGCGCGCCTGGACGATCAGGAAGGGCTGGAAGGCCCCGCAGGCGGCGGGCGTCATCCACTCGGATTTCGAGAAGGGATTCATCAAGGCCGAGGTGGTTTCATACGATGACCTCGTGCGCCTCGGCAGCACCGCCGCCGCCCGCGAAGCCGGCAAGTACCGCCTCGAGGGCAAGGAGTACGTGTTCCAGGACGGCGACGTGGCCCTGTTCCGGTTCAACAACTGA
- a CDS encoding membrane protein encodes MLETLLDHFQGTSLSLWGPFIVLLLCGLGLPLPEDIVLVTAGILGEMDGRPWWATTLFMYIGVVGGDSMIFLGGKYLGMRLLATKWSQRILSPAKLAKVEQLFERYGSWVLFVGRFLPGLRMPIFFTAGSVKVRYLKFLALDGLAALISVPVFVWLGHWLWAHFHNDIEELHRALKRTHSFTLWGTIILAVVVLAAFLLWLRSRRKARARAKQDPAAD; translated from the coding sequence ATGCTAGAAACCCTTCTGGATCATTTCCAAGGCACCTCCCTTTCGCTTTGGGGACCCTTTATCGTTCTGTTGCTGTGCGGGCTCGGGTTGCCGCTGCCGGAGGATATCGTGCTGGTGACGGCGGGCATCCTCGGCGAGATGGACGGGCGGCCATGGTGGGCGACCACGCTCTTCATGTACATCGGCGTGGTCGGCGGGGATTCGATGATTTTCCTCGGCGGGAAGTACCTCGGCATGCGGTTGCTGGCGACGAAGTGGTCGCAGCGCATTCTCTCTCCCGCCAAGCTGGCGAAGGTGGAACAGCTCTTCGAGCGCTACGGTTCGTGGGTGCTGTTCGTCGGGCGCTTTTTGCCGGGATTGCGGATGCCGATCTTTTTCACGGCGGGCTCGGTGAAGGTGCGGTACCTGAAATTCCTCGCGCTCGACGGACTCGCGGCGCTCATCAGCGTGCCGGTTTTCGTCTGGCTCGGCCACTGGCTGTGGGCGCATTTTCACAATGACATCGAGGAGCTGCACCGCGCCCTGAAGCGCACCCATTCGTTCACCCTGTGGGGCACGATCATCCTCGCCGTGGTCGTGCTGGCGGCGTTCCTGCTGTGGCTGCGGTCGCGGCGGAAAGCACGCGCACGGGCGAAACAGGATCCGGCGGCCGACTGA
- a CDS encoding ABC transporter ATP-binding protein — translation MTASTPLVEVRNLYRHFGAVRAVNGVSFTLGRGEVVGLIGANGAGKTTTMRILASLDLPDHGGVRIAGIDVINQPARVRSRLGWMPDHFTPYPDTTVWGYLDFFARAQGLRGHDLVKRVTEIMDFTDLTPLADRLSNKLSKGQMQRLCLGRTLLSDPEFLILDEPAAGLDPKARLEFKNLVRILRDRGKTLLISSHILSELGEMCDTLIFMDGGRVVHHGDKDSLLNRGAPPPLPGGGNAGGGAAPVNTAWDISVHGGADGVEALTQWLQVRPGWRLAETRRDGVRAEFAAPVAENGTTGGAIAAELRQLCADLPVVEFRRHERRLEEAFVDMLREGGGR, via the coding sequence ATGACGGCGTCCACTCCTCTTGTTGAAGTCCGCAACCTGTACCGCCACTTCGGGGCGGTGCGCGCGGTCAATGGCGTGTCCTTCACGCTCGGGCGCGGTGAAGTCGTGGGCCTGATCGGCGCCAACGGCGCGGGCAAGACGACCACCATGCGCATCCTCGCCTCGCTGGATCTGCCCGATCACGGCGGGGTGCGGATCGCCGGCATCGATGTCATCAACCAGCCCGCCCGGGTGCGCTCGCGCCTCGGCTGGATGCCGGATCATTTCACGCCGTATCCGGACACCACCGTGTGGGGTTACCTCGACTTTTTCGCGCGCGCCCAGGGCCTGCGCGGACACGATCTCGTGAAACGGGTGACGGAGATCATGGATTTCACGGACCTCACGCCGCTCGCCGACCGGCTCTCGAACAAACTCTCCAAGGGCCAGATGCAGCGGCTCTGCCTCGGGCGCACGCTGTTGAGCGATCCGGAGTTTCTCATCCTCGACGAACCGGCGGCCGGACTCGATCCGAAGGCGCGGCTGGAGTTCAAGAACCTCGTGCGCATCCTGCGCGACCGCGGCAAGACGCTGCTCATCAGTTCGCACATTCTCTCCGAACTGGGCGAGATGTGCGACACGCTGATCTTCATGGACGGCGGCCGCGTGGTGCACCACGGCGACAAGGACAGCCTGCTCAACCGGGGCGCGCCGCCGCCGCTCCCCGGCGGAGGAAATGCCGGTGGCGGAGCCGCCCCGGTGAATACCGCCTGGGACATCTCCGTGCATGGCGGCGCGGACGGGGTGGAGGCGCTGACGCAATGGTTGCAGGTGCGCCCCGGCTGGCGACTCGCCGAAACGCGGCGCGACGGGGTGCGCGCGGAGTTCGCCGCTCCGGTGGCCGAAAACGGCACGACCGGCGGCGCGATCGCGGCGGAGCTGCGGCAACTGTGCGCCGACCTGCCCGTGGTGGAGTTTCGCCGGCACGAGCGGCGGCTGGAGGAAGCCTTCGTGGATATGCTGCGGGAAGGAGGCGGGCGATGA
- a CDS encoding N-terminal cleavage protein, with protein MSALRTHVNTTHRLHQRGFTLVELLVVIAILGVLAGILIPAVAGVRMVAKRIKCASNMRQIGTALIMYAGDHRGMLPQSTHSDGINIQNAWIFTLAPYLSDVDEVRVCPADNEKRQEIIRSTKGYTSYLLNNLVFDPGDEGKPYNNIERIPIPSRTMILFSASDDYSIGKGSDHTHADGWTNWYSVCSDIEPNRHRLGPRGGNAMERLNGSANYLHADAHVKNIKAADLKKIVDSGINPAAVPE; from the coding sequence ATGAGTGCCTTGCGCACGCACGTGAACACAACTCACCGGCTCCATCAGCGTGGATTCACGCTGGTGGAGCTATTGGTGGTCATTGCCATCCTTGGCGTGCTTGCGGGGATTCTCATACCTGCTGTCGCTGGCGTGCGAATGGTGGCGAAGCGGATCAAATGCGCTTCCAACATGCGCCAGATCGGCACTGCGCTGATCATGTATGCCGGCGATCACAGGGGGATGTTGCCCCAGTCCACTCACAGCGACGGGATCAACATCCAGAATGCCTGGATATTCACACTCGCACCCTACCTGAGCGACGTGGACGAGGTTCGTGTGTGCCCCGCTGACAATGAAAAACGTCAGGAAATAATCCGTTCCACCAAAGGCTACACCAGCTATCTGCTCAACAATCTGGTCTTCGACCCCGGGGATGAGGGCAAACCGTACAACAACATCGAGCGAATCCCCATCCCGTCGCGTACCATGATCCTGTTTTCGGCATCCGACGACTATTCGATCGGCAAAGGCAGCGATCATACGCATGCCGATGGCTGGACCAACTGGTATTCGGTTTGTTCGGACATCGAACCCAACCGTCATCGTTTGGGCCCGCGTGGCGGCAATGCGATGGAGCGCCTCAACGGTTCGGCAAATTATCTCCATGCCGATGCGCACGTAAAAAACATCAAGGCCGCCGACCTGAAAAAAATCGTCGATTCTGGCATCAACCCGGCCGCCGTGCCCGAGTGA
- a CDS encoding N-terminal cleavage protein: MIILAGAYPHPESVVRRQSSFRVSPNGFTLVELLAVIAIIGVLAGITIPVVSSVRTTARQARCISNLRQIGVAITGYCHDHNGSFPNTAHSGETANSWIHKLSPWFGSSENGTVSDEVCICPLDPNREKRLHNEYGQKLSSYLLNDRLDSGVYYDPFGRLTAPPPSLHRLSAPTRTHTVFVARDELDFSASNDHTHAAEWGGNWSKVLDDIAPDRFRSGSRNTDRTNGRSPYLFADGHVTVIPAADFKKRIDSGENPADPP, encoded by the coding sequence ATGATCATCCTTGCCGGAGCGTATCCGCATCCGGAATCCGTTGTCCGTCGGCAATCGTCTTTCCGCGTTTCGCCGAACGGGTTTACTCTCGTCGAGCTCCTCGCAGTCATTGCGATCATTGGCGTTCTCGCGGGAATCACCATTCCTGTCGTCAGTTCGGTCCGCACCACGGCCAGGCAGGCCAGGTGCATCTCCAATCTGAGACAAATCGGAGTGGCGATTACCGGCTATTGCCATGATCACAACGGCTCGTTTCCGAACACGGCTCACAGCGGAGAAACGGCCAATTCGTGGATACATAAACTGTCTCCCTGGTTTGGATCGTCGGAAAACGGTACGGTTTCCGACGAGGTCTGCATCTGTCCGCTCGATCCCAACAGGGAGAAGCGGTTGCACAATGAATACGGCCAGAAACTTTCCAGCTACCTGCTCAATGACCGGCTGGACAGCGGTGTCTATTACGACCCTTTCGGGCGTCTGACAGCGCCTCCGCCTAGCCTTCACCGGTTGTCCGCTCCAACGCGAACCCACACGGTGTTCGTTGCCCGGGACGAACTGGATTTCAGCGCGAGCAACGACCACACGCACGCCGCGGAATGGGGAGGCAACTGGAGCAAGGTTCTGGACGACATCGCGCCCGACCGTTTTCGCAGCGGATCAAGAAACACCGACCGCACCAACGGTCGTTCTCCCTATCTCTTCGCGGACGGCCACGTGACCGTGATCCCGGCCGCGGATTTCAAAAAACGGATCGATTCCGGGGAAAACCCCGCCGATCCGCCCTGA
- a CDS encoding ABC transporter ATP-binding protein, producing the protein MLTISHLKKSFVSPDGERRLIVDVPDFALAAGRQLALRGESGSGKTTFLNLIAGILAADEGEIRFESENVAALPESGRDRLRASSFGYIFQTFNLLQGYTCLENVLLGMTFGPGPDRARATALLRRVGLGDRLHHRPRQLSTGQQQRVAIARALANRPRLVLADEPTGNLDRANAREALVLIRETCREAEAALLLVSHDPEVLSAFEDVSDFATLNAATKSETLKPEKLKN; encoded by the coding sequence CTGCTCACCATTTCACACCTGAAAAAATCCTTCGTCTCTCCCGACGGCGAACGCCGCCTGATCGTCGATGTGCCGGATTTCGCCCTCGCCGCCGGCCGGCAGCTCGCCTTGCGCGGCGAAAGCGGCTCCGGCAAGACGACCTTCCTCAATCTCATCGCCGGCATCCTCGCCGCCGACGAAGGCGAGATCCGCTTCGAAAGCGAAAACGTCGCCGCCCTGCCCGAATCCGGCCGCGACCGCCTGCGCGCTTCCTCGTTCGGCTACATTTTCCAGACCTTCAACCTTCTCCAGGGTTACACCTGCCTGGAAAACGTCCTGCTCGGCATGACTTTTGGTCCAGGGCCTGACCGCGCCCGCGCCACCGCGCTGCTGCGCCGGGTCGGGCTCGGCGATCGGCTGCACCACCGCCCGCGCCAGCTTTCCACCGGGCAACAGCAACGCGTCGCCATCGCCCGCGCCCTCGCCAATCGTCCCCGGCTCGTTCTCGCCGACGAACCCACGGGCAACCTCGACCGCGCCAACGCCCGCGAGGCGCTCGTCCTCATCCGTGAAACCTGCCGCGAGGCCGAGGCCGCGCTCCTGCTCGTCAGCCACGACCCCGAAGTCCTCTCCGCCTTCGAGGATGTCAGCGACTTCGCCACCCTCAACGCCGCCACGAAGTCGGAAACGCTGAAACCTGAAAAATTGAAAAACTGA
- a CDS encoding surface-anchored protein domain-containing, with amino-acid sequence MQNPKSFRRLSLLSAFLLSLFLPAVTPATAQTMIITEGHIDLNIGYDISTGEWGLYSQYRAPDDSYATDTPVGEVTYKISEAGRFDGVGGFYSWLGSPGSDIWVIPQNQISGVPWVGFGGYGYGGVEGGLTDDFSLFDPIPSIHPTLPAVLVSFVGIEGPEGADFALWQTNATGGLVGGAPVFSSVAGTGAPDSLVITRGQHTHYNWGFSEEGIYTVLLQLGATIDGVLTQSDIFTVTFHVGNVVPEPASWAAIAGALLLSGTMIGRLQASLWMRIRETIRSIS; translated from the coding sequence ATGCAAAATCCAAAGTCATTCCGGCGCCTTTCCCTGCTGTCGGCTTTCCTTCTCTCCCTGTTTCTCCCGGCTGTCACGCCGGCAACCGCGCAGACCATGATCATCACGGAGGGCCATATCGATCTCAACATCGGTTATGACATCTCCACGGGCGAATGGGGCCTGTATTCGCAATACCGGGCACCTGATGATTCCTACGCAACCGACACGCCGGTCGGAGAGGTCACCTACAAGATTTCGGAGGCCGGTCGCTTCGATGGCGTGGGGGGATTTTACTCCTGGCTGGGATCGCCGGGCTCGGACATCTGGGTCATCCCGCAAAACCAGATCAGCGGCGTGCCCTGGGTCGGCTTCGGCGGCTATGGCTACGGCGGCGTCGAGGGGGGCCTCACGGATGACTTCAGCCTTTTCGATCCGATTCCCTCGATCCATCCCACCCTGCCGGCGGTTCTTGTCAGCTTCGTCGGAATCGAAGGCCCGGAAGGCGCCGATTTTGCCCTCTGGCAAACCAACGCGACGGGAGGGCTGGTGGGCGGCGCTCCCGTTTTCAGCAGCGTGGCGGGTACCGGCGCTCCCGACTCGCTGGTAATCACCCGCGGGCAGCACACGCACTACAACTGGGGATTCAGCGAGGAAGGCATCTACACCGTGCTCCTTCAACTCGGCGCCACGATTGACGGCGTGCTCACGCAGAGCGACATCTTCACGGTTACGTTCCATGTCGGGAATGTCGTCCCCGAGCCCGCCTCCTGGGCGGCCATTGCCGGCGCGCTTCTGCTGTCCGGAACCATGATCGGTCGACTCCAGGCTTCACTCTGGATGCGTATCCGGGAAACAATCAGGAGCATCTCCTGA
- a CDS encoding anchor protein: MKTKLPAAIAAALACAFAAVQLSAQAIYYTAGHGDLGVSYHPGDTTFGIHWGLDAGATVDGATLTTHTEYAENEVIAWTTATTPLPSSSETWLGVASGPVWRLGSGAYPPDLGFNASGAGDPELWFDTTLAITLTGWNTPEGGEVALRSGASSTASTLFSTYDPASTLDNNTWAFDMSVGHIHLVWYFSVAGTYELTFNWAGTYLGGDTPQEVTGTGTFTFIAGDLPPAIPESATWAAMSGIAVLGLVAWRRRHRS, encoded by the coding sequence ATGAAAACAAAACTACCGGCTGCCATCGCGGCAGCGTTGGCCTGCGCGTTCGCCGCAGTACAACTTTCGGCGCAAGCCATCTATTACACCGCCGGTCACGGCGATCTCGGGGTTTCGTATCATCCGGGAGACACGACCTTCGGAATCCACTGGGGGCTTGATGCGGGAGCGACCGTCGATGGCGCCACGCTCACCACGCATACCGAATATGCAGAAAACGAGGTCATCGCGTGGACCACAGCCACGACCCCGCTTCCCTCGTCTTCGGAAACCTGGCTCGGTGTCGCCTCCGGTCCGGTCTGGCGCCTGGGGAGTGGCGCTTACCCACCTGACCTCGGCTTCAACGCCTCCGGAGCAGGCGACCCGGAACTCTGGTTCGATACCACGCTCGCCATTACGTTGACCGGCTGGAATACTCCGGAAGGTGGCGAAGTCGCTCTTCGATCCGGAGCCAGTTCGACTGCCTCGACGCTCTTCTCCACCTATGATCCGGCGAGCACGCTGGACAACAATACCTGGGCGTTCGATATGAGCGTCGGTCACATCCACCTCGTCTGGTATTTCTCCGTCGCCGGCACCTACGAACTGACCTTCAACTGGGCCGGGACGTACCTTGGCGGCGATACGCCACAGGAGGTCACCGGCACCGGAACGTTCACGTTTATCGCCGGCGACCTCCCTCCCGCGATCCCCGAGTCTGCGACCTGGGCGGCGATGTCGGGTATCGCCGTTCTCGGCCTCGTCGCCTGGCGGCGTCGCCATCGTTCATGA
- a CDS encoding glycosyltransferase family 1 has product MFSNLQRAALAALLPAALFTAAHAQTIIEDGHIDLVPGYDAASGTWSFTSEYSGGSQTPGGGYLHHNVADVIYFVSDNSESTQGGGKITSPGGFLGTQAGDPLWIIPQVQDFGVPWLGTGGYDASGFDFTINFVDFRGPEDGMLALWTTGSFGAPTWLVSSDTGIQPAPNSLTVATTTHTHYNWGFTRPGLYEVDVTLSALIGGVQQTSEVFTLKLAISERPAVVPEPATVATLVGGVSLLLAFSTRRRFRHGA; this is encoded by the coding sequence ATGTTCAGCAACCTGCAACGCGCGGCCCTTGCCGCCCTGCTTCCGGCGGCGCTCTTCACTGCCGCCCACGCCCAAACGATCATCGAGGACGGGCACATCGACCTCGTCCCCGGTTACGACGCCGCATCCGGCACCTGGAGCTTCACTTCCGAATATAGCGGAGGTTCCCAGACTCCCGGCGGTGGCTATCTGCACCACAACGTCGCCGACGTCATCTACTTCGTCTCCGACAATTCGGAGAGTACGCAGGGTGGCGGGAAAATCACCTCGCCCGGCGGATTCCTCGGCACCCAAGCCGGTGATCCCCTCTGGATCATTCCCCAGGTCCAGGATTTCGGAGTGCCATGGCTTGGCACCGGTGGCTACGATGCCTCGGGCTTCGACTTCACGATCAACTTCGTCGATTTCCGCGGCCCGGAGGACGGTATGCTGGCTCTTTGGACCACCGGCTCCTTCGGAGCCCCGACATGGCTGGTCAGCAGCGACACCGGCATCCAGCCCGCTCCCAACAGCCTCACCGTGGCGACCACCACCCACACCCACTACAACTGGGGATTTACCCGGCCGGGTCTTTACGAGGTCGATGTCACCCTGAGCGCTCTCATCGGGGGCGTTCAGCAAACCAGCGAGGTATTCACCCTCAAGCTGGCAATCAGCGAGCGGCCTGCCGTCGTTCCCGAGCCCGCCACGGTCGCCACCTTGGTTGGCGGTGTGTCTCTCCTGCTCGCATTTTCCACACGTCGGCGATTCCGGCACGGCGCGTAA
- a CDS encoding FmdB family transcriptional regulator, translating into MPIYEYYCPDNHTVYQFYAKTLAQGQTVPKCPANPAWRMEKIVSRFAVASGSAAGERGPENADGNTAGGTGGEGNGPVSSNDARMDAAMQAMEREFSHVDENDPRAMGRMMRRMAELTGEKIDGEMEEVVRKLEEGQDPESLEEQFGDAGGEDAAGGGYGDDDEGGLAPENAAAGSAPVDRDGKPKAPRPARRPRTLAPRRDPGLYDYE; encoded by the coding sequence ATGCCGATCTACGAGTATTACTGTCCCGATAATCACACGGTCTACCAGTTCTACGCGAAGACGCTCGCGCAGGGGCAGACCGTGCCGAAGTGCCCGGCCAATCCGGCCTGGCGTATGGAAAAGATCGTCTCGCGTTTCGCCGTCGCATCCGGCTCCGCCGCCGGGGAGCGCGGGCCGGAAAACGCCGATGGCAACACCGCGGGCGGGACGGGAGGCGAGGGGAACGGACCGGTGTCGTCCAACGACGCCCGCATGGATGCAGCCATGCAGGCAATGGAACGCGAGTTTTCGCATGTCGACGAAAACGATCCGCGCGCCATGGGCCGCATGATGCGCCGGATGGCGGAGCTGACGGGCGAAAAAATCGACGGCGAGATGGAGGAAGTCGTCCGCAAGCTCGAAGAGGGCCAGGACCCCGAATCGCTGGAGGAGCAGTTCGGGGATGCCGGCGGCGAGGACGCCGCGGGTGGCGGATATGGCGACGATGACGAAGGCGGCTTGGCGCCGGAAAACGCAGCCGCCGGGTCCGCGCCGGTGGACAGGGATGGAAAACCGAAGGCCCCGCGACCGGCCCGCCGGCCGCGGACCCTTGCTCCGCGGCGCGATCCGGGGCTTTACGATTACGAGTGA